The following proteins are co-located in the Apium graveolens cultivar Ventura chromosome 5, ASM990537v1, whole genome shotgun sequence genome:
- the LOC141725035 gene encoding methionine aminopeptidase 1B, chloroplastic-like isoform X2 encodes MAMNMISSSSFLRGDALSSSSSALYPLSGNHLQFSNRFVVFSKRISGLEEAIRIRRERELSKKSTGSTRRLPLKRGKVSPRLPVPDHIQKPPYTSSTLLPEISSEYQIHDAEGLSKMRAACKLAAQVLDYAGTLVRPSVTTNEIDEAVHQMIIEAGAYPSPLGYGSFPKSVCTSVNECMCHGIPDSRKLKDGDIINIDVTVYLNGYHGDTSKTFLCGNVDDATKKLVKVTEECLQIGISVCKDGAPFRNIGNSISEHAEKFGYGVVDRFIGHGVGTVFHSEPLIYHDRNKKPGTMVEGLTFTIGCCQVIRVHGTIQEFYFVSCGFKLVNDNSGVKQKKFMYNFLAYMEF; translated from the exons ATGGCTATGAATATGATAAGCTCTTCATCCTTTCTTCGTGGGGATGCCTTGTCATCTTCCTCCTCTGCTCTCTATCCTCTATCTg GAAACCATCTTCAGTTTTCAAACCGATTCGTTGTTTTTTCGAAAAGAATTTCGGGCTTAGAAGAAGCTATCAGAATTAGAAG GGAACGTGAGCTTAGTAAGAAATCAACAGGTTCAACACGTAGATTACCTTTAAAGCGTGGAAAGGTATCACCACGTCTTCCAGTCCCCGATCACATACAAAAGCCCCCTTATACAAGTTCAACTTTGTTGCCAGAAATTTCGAGCGAATATCAAATTCATGATGCTGAAGGACTTTCTAAAATGAGAGCTGCATGTAAGCTCGCTGCTCAGGTCTTGGACTATGCGGGAACCTTGGTTAGG CCATCAGTGACAACAAACGAAATTGATGAAGCAGTGCACCAAATGATTATTGAAGCTGGAGCTTATCCTTCACCACTTGGCTATGGGAGTTTTCCAAAGAGTGTATGCACCTCAGTAAATGAGTGCATGTGCCATGGAATACCTGACTCTCGGAAACTAAAG GACGGGGACATCATAAACATTGATGTCACAGTCTACTTGAAT GGCTATCACGGGGATACATCAAAGACTTTTCTCTGTGGcaatgttgatgatgcaacaaaaAAGCTTGTAAAG GTAACAGAAGAGTGCTTACAAATAGGCATTTCTGTCTGCAAAGATGGTGCTCCTTTCAGAAATATTGGAAATAGTATTAG TGAACATGCTGAAAAGTTTGGTTATGGCGTGGTGGATCGTTTTATCGGACATGGTGTAGGGACTGTATTTCATTCCGAGCCATTAATATATCACGATC GCAATAAAAAGCCTGGTACAATGGTTGAAGGATTGACTTTTACAATTG GTTGTTGTCAGGTGATTAGGGTGCATGGTACGATTCAAGAATTTTACTTCGTGTCCTGTGGATTTAAGCTAGtaaatgataactccggtgttAAGCAAAAAAAATTTATGTATAACTTCCTGGCATACATGGAGTTTTAA
- the LOC141660864 gene encoding uncharacterized protein LOC141660864, translated as MATGGRFTFADMQNPLFLHPSDGPLSVSVSKLQGAGDYRSWKRMLELQLSAKRKLGFVQGTVVRNEADETQATQWDTCNDLVISWIHANVSDNIKQSILFINSASEIWKQLERRFQLSNGSRKYKLTKELFGISQNKMSVNEYFTRLSSLWEELDSMNLLPTVTTTDAQITALLTAIETQKEESKLFVFLNGLDDTYSPMRSQLLMQIPLPTVESACAVIQQEESQRDVLTIPELEFSAMLSKKSIDSRVVVCTACGGKGHTSEKYWTVIGYPSWHLKHKKPFLKNNNLQNKETGNRVNNQRMANHVVQGTSEIHTDSDIVFSPQQLEQILKLIPGEALQSLKSSVPDDEFDVAFSGMVTCNLAKCHSADWIVDSGASDHITGSLTMLTNVKAAGDNLTINLPTRAMSKITHIDNKCDIQFTPHTCNIIDSASQQTKAVGKIHNGLYYLHDKAEFTIHLPSDAPACHAAVVDSNIWHLRLGHAPLSKLKSIPQLKSQLGVSDQTKIKCIRSDNAPEFSDPSCTVFYSSQGIVQQKTCVYRPQQNARAERKHRHILEVARSLRLQSGIPLSHWGDLVMTAVYLINRLPTPVLQNKTPYEMLYNEPADYNNLRAFGCLVFAPNPNQSADKFSFRAVPSVFIGYPPGVKGYKLLDLSTKQIFVSRDTVFHESVFPMNNNSTGSYVHPVPLAMPTPERSIPNTDDILVPDDVEPPPSPLLDSPLSEAASDREESESSSSEPSSPPKVLRRSDRIRKQPVWLNSYVRTLHANPSANAAQSADQGVHPKFNCFLAALTKTQDPISFKQAVQHQKWVDAMNKELTALEDNNT; from the exons ATGGCTACTGGGGGGAGATTTACGTTTGCAGATATGCAAAACCCTTTGTTTCTTCATCCATCAGATGGCCCTTTGTCTGTCAGTGTCTCAAAGTTGCAAGGAGCTGGTGATTATCGAAGCTGGAAACGGATGCTTGAGCTTCAACTCTCTGCCAAACGAAAGTTGGGCTTTGTTCAAGGCACAGTGGTCAGAAACGAAGCTGATGAAACTCAGGCTACTCAGTGGGACACATGTAATGATCTGGTAATTTCCTGGATCCATGCTAATGTCTCGGATAATATAAAACAATCTATTCTCTTTATTAATTCTGCTAGTGAAATTTGGAAACAACTAGAGCGTAGATTTCAGTTGAGTAATGGTTCTAGAAAGTATAAGCTCACCAAGGAGTTGTTTGGTATTTCTCAGAACAAAATGTCTGTTAATGAATACTTCACTAGGTTGAGTAGTTTGTGGGAAGAACTCGACTCTATGAACCTTTTGCCTACTGTTACTACCACTGATGCTCAAATAACAGCTCTGTTAACTGCCATAGAAACTCAAAAAGAGGAATCAAAATTATTTGTGTTCCTTAATGGTCTAGATGACACTTATAGTCCTATGAGAAGTCAGTTGTTAATGCAAATTCCCTTACCTACTGTTGAGAGTGCTTGTGCTGTTATTCAGCAAGAAGAGTCACAAAGAGATGTCCTTACTATTCCTGAATTAGAGTTTTCTGCTATGCTGAGTAAGAAATCTATAGATTCCAGAGTTGTTGTCTGCACTGCTTGTGGTGGTAAAGGCCATACCAGTGAAAAATATTGGACTGTTATAGGCTATCCTTCTTGGCACTTAAAACATAAAAAACCTTTTCTCAAAAACAATAATCTTCAAAATAAAGAAACTGGTAATAGAGTGAATAATCAGAGGATGGCAAATCATGTGGTTCAAGGCACCTCTGAAATTCACACAGACTCAGATATTGTGTTCAGTCCTCAACAACTGGAACAGATTTTGAAACTTATTCCCGGTGAAGCCTTGCAGAGTCTAAAATCTTCTGTGCCTGATGATGAGTTTGATGTGGCTTTTTCTGGAATGGTCACTTGTAATTTAGCAAAGTGTCACTCTGCAGATTGGATAGTAGATTCTGGAGCCAGTGATCACATCACTGGATCACTTACTATGTTAACTAATGTCAAAGCTGCTGGTGATAATCTCACTATAAATCTTCCCACAAGAGCAATGTCAAAAATCACTCACATAG ATAACAAGTGTGACATACAGTTTACACCTCATACTTGCAACATTATTGACTCTGCATCTCAGCAAACTAAGGCGGTTGGAAAAATACACAATGGTCTATACTATCTACATGATAAAGCTGAATTTACAATACACTTGCCTTCAGATGCACCTGCTTGTCATGCTGCAGTTGTTGATAGCAACATTTGGCACCTAAGGTTGGGCCATGCTCCTTTGTCCAAACTAAAAAGCATACCTCAGTTGAAATCACAGCTTGGAGTTTCTGATCAG ACAAAAATCAAGTGCATCAGATCAGATAATGCACCTGAATTTTCAGACCCTTCTTGCACTGTTTTTTACTCATCTCAAGGAATAGTGCAGCAAAAGACATGTGTTTATAGGCCACAACAGAATGCCAGAGCAGAGAGAAAGCATAGGCACATCTTGGAAGTTGCAAGATCATTGAGGTTACAATCAGGTATTCCTTTGTCTCACTGGGGTGATTTAGTTATGACTGCAGTATATTTGATCAACAGGCTGCCAACTCCAGTGCTTCAAAATAAAACACCTTATGAGATGTTATATAATGAGCCTGCAGACTATAATAATTTAAGAGCTTTTGGCTGTTTGGTTTTTGCACCTAATCCAAATCAGTCTGCAGACAAGTTTAGCTTTAGAGCAGTGCCCTCTGTGTTTATTGGATATCCACCAGGAGTAAAGGGATACAAGTTGCTAGATCTATCAACAAAGCAAATCTTTGTGTCAAGGGATACTGTCTTTCATGAATCTGTGTTCCCAATGAATAATAACTCAACTGGAAGTTATGTACATCCTGTACCATTGGCAATGCCAACACCAGAAAGGTCAATTCCAAACACAGATGACATACTTGTTCCAGACGATGTTGAACCTCCACCTTCACCTCTGTTGGACTCTCCACTATCTGAAGCTGCAAGTGACAGAGAAGAATCTGAATCCAGCTCTTCTGAACCATCTTCACCACCTAAAGTTTTAAGAAGATCAGACAGAATCAGAAAACAGCCTGTTTGGTTGAACAGCTATGTCCGTACATTGCATGCCAACCCTAGTGCTAATGCAGCTCAATCTGCTGATCAAGGTGTTCATCCCAAATTTAATTGTTTCTTAGCTGCATTGACAAAGACCCAGGATCCAATTTCATTCAAACAAGCAGTTCAACACCAAAAGTGGGTGGATGCTATGAATAAGGAGTTGACTGCTTTAGAAGATAACAACACATGA
- the LOC141725035 gene encoding methionine aminopeptidase 1B, chloroplastic-like isoform X1: MAMNMISSSSFLRGDALSSSSSALYPLSGNHLQFSNRFVVFSKRISGLEEAIRIRRERELSKKSTGSTRRLPLKRGKVSPRLPVPDHIQKPPYTSSTLLPEISSEYQIHDAEGLSKMRAACKLAAQVLDYAGTLVRPSVTTNEIDEAVHQMIIEAGAYPSPLGYGSFPKSVCTSVNECMCHGIPDSRKLKDGDIINIDVTVYLNGYHGDTSKTFLCGNVDDATKKLVKVTEECLQIGISVCKDGAPFRNIGNSISEHAEKFGYGVVDRFIGHGVGTVFHSEPLIYHDRNKKPGTMVEGLTFTIEPILTLGSIECITWSDNWTTLTYDGSPAAQFEHSILITRSGAEILTQT; this comes from the exons ATGGCTATGAATATGATAAGCTCTTCATCCTTTCTTCGTGGGGATGCCTTGTCATCTTCCTCCTCTGCTCTCTATCCTCTATCTg GAAACCATCTTCAGTTTTCAAACCGATTCGTTGTTTTTTCGAAAAGAATTTCGGGCTTAGAAGAAGCTATCAGAATTAGAAG GGAACGTGAGCTTAGTAAGAAATCAACAGGTTCAACACGTAGATTACCTTTAAAGCGTGGAAAGGTATCACCACGTCTTCCAGTCCCCGATCACATACAAAAGCCCCCTTATACAAGTTCAACTTTGTTGCCAGAAATTTCGAGCGAATATCAAATTCATGATGCTGAAGGACTTTCTAAAATGAGAGCTGCATGTAAGCTCGCTGCTCAGGTCTTGGACTATGCGGGAACCTTGGTTAGG CCATCAGTGACAACAAACGAAATTGATGAAGCAGTGCACCAAATGATTATTGAAGCTGGAGCTTATCCTTCACCACTTGGCTATGGGAGTTTTCCAAAGAGTGTATGCACCTCAGTAAATGAGTGCATGTGCCATGGAATACCTGACTCTCGGAAACTAAAG GACGGGGACATCATAAACATTGATGTCACAGTCTACTTGAAT GGCTATCACGGGGATACATCAAAGACTTTTCTCTGTGGcaatgttgatgatgcaacaaaaAAGCTTGTAAAG GTAACAGAAGAGTGCTTACAAATAGGCATTTCTGTCTGCAAAGATGGTGCTCCTTTCAGAAATATTGGAAATAGTATTAG TGAACATGCTGAAAAGTTTGGTTATGGCGTGGTGGATCGTTTTATCGGACATGGTGTAGGGACTGTATTTCATTCCGAGCCATTAATATATCACGATC GCAATAAAAAGCCTGGTACAATGGTTGAAGGATTGACTTTTACAATTG AACCAATTCTAACGCTAGGAAGCATCGAGTGCATAACATGGTCAGATAATTGGACAACTCTGACATATGATGGCAGCCCTGCAGCACAATTTGAACACTCAATTTTGATTACCAGAAGTGGTGCAGAAATTTTGACACAAACCTGA
- the LOC141725036 gene encoding uncharacterized protein LOC141725036, whose product MACVAPKPSSSFHSYPSSQLSKLPLNLPAFISATSRNCKKISNKLYLTSRTQSKKSVVCQATQVSVSEDSGGSSVSDDGKNWIPVVPLAALPKGERRVIIQNDESILLLWYKDQVLAIENRSPAEGAYTEGLLNAKLTQDGCIVCPSTDSTFDLRTGAVRDWYPKNPVLRALTPILRTLYVYPVKTDGDNIYISLGGGASSDASAEIVFSGRAQPGATATNVNVEEVRMVVDEEAQGFGFTERNELINGKAAIIGLLCLLDFELLTGEGLLKGTGFLDFIYSASNALS is encoded by the exons ATGGCCTGTGTAGCTCCAAAGCCGAGCTCAAGTTTTCACTCCTATCCATCTTCACAGCTTTCAAAATTGCCACTCAATCTTCCAGCTTTCATCTCGGCAACTTCAAGAAACTGCAAGAAGATTTCAAATAAGTTATATCTAACAAGCAGAACCCAGAGTAAGAAAAGTGTTGTTTGCCAGGCTACGCAAGTGTCAGTGAGTGAGGATTCAGGTGGTTCAAGTGTGAGCGATGATGGTAAGAATTGGATTCCGGTGGTTCCGTTGGCTGCATTGCCTAAAGGAGAGAGGAGAGTGATTATACAGAATGATGAGAGTATATTGTTGTTGTGGTATAAAGATCAGGTTCTGGCTATTGAGAATAGATCACCTGCTGAGGGTGCCTATACCGAAGGCCTCCTCAACGCTAAGCTCACTCAG GATGGCTGCATTGTTTGCCCATCAACAGATAGCACTTTTGATTTGCGAACTGGAGCTGTCAGGGACTGGTACCCCAAGAATCCAGTGCTAAGAGCCCTTACACCAATATTGAGAACCTTATATGTATACCCAGTGAAAACTGATGGTGACAACATTTACATTAGCTTGGGAGGAGGAGCCAGCTCAGATGCATCTGCCGAGATTGTTTTTAGTGGCAGAGCACAACCTGGTGCTACGGCTACTAATGTTAATGTCGAAGAG GTGAGGATGGTGGTAGATGAGGAGGCTCAAGGTTTTGGATTCACAGAGAGAAATGAACTAATAAATGGGAAGGCTGCTATAATTGGCTTGCTCTGCCTACTAGATTTTGAACTCTTAACTGGTGAAGGTCTCCTCAAGGGAACAGGATTTTTGGACTTCATTTATTCTGCTTCAAATGCTCTCAGCTAG